The Porites lutea chromosome 4, jaPorLute2.1, whole genome shotgun sequence genome contains a region encoding:
- the LOC140935878 gene encoding uncharacterized protein — protein MRIEATCYASLGSIFESLGEYFKAKEHFEKALAIAEKIGDRKREATSYVRLGRTFRSLGEDVKAKEHFEKALAIAEKIGDTKRKANVYLCQGDFFNSLGEYVKAKEHFEKALAIAEKIGDRKIEANSYASLGSTFKSRGEDFKAKEHFEKGLAIAEKIGDRKTEANCHEGIAQAFWSLDEYVKAKEHFEKALAIAEKIGDRETEAKCSMWVGLMFEFLGEYVKSKEWLEKACVLHRKYGAIERESLLHLLVSAFMFSQGNISEAKSNAVDSFNNVEVIRRLQVHDKFKISYFERMISAYRMFSQFLCDADFPYEAFYTEEFGRARALTDLMAALYSVENEIPVSPETWDDAQSIVKKECNCSCLYISYYEQLIHLWVVKGDKPLIFRQMKVNDVFGSESRVADLLCRVNCEDRSWLTPAYVYKMIIAPVADYLDEPEIIIVPDRLFYQVPFAALEDESGKCLSESFRVRIVPSLRTLKLIQDSPPDYHSQTGVLIVGDPHVGEVLYNGKLRQVSRLPFANREAEMIGKLFVTQPLLGKQATKQAVLQNIHSVSLIHFACHSNAERGEILLAPPPLTDRKPLEEDYLLTMQNISKVQLRAKLVVLSCSDSAKGQIGAEGVVGIARAFLGSGARSVLAALWAIEDEATEQFMSRFYENLVRGESASESLQQAMKWMRENGFSKVSQWAPFMLIGDNVTLDIHKLRSSKGQ, from the coding sequence aTGAGAATAGAAGCCACATGCTATGCAAGCCTAGGAAGTATCTTTGAGTCTCTCGGTGAATATTTCAAGGCTAAAGAACATTTCGAGAAAGCACttgcaatcgcagagaaaattggcgacaggAAAAGAGAAGCCACAAGCTATGTAAGGCTAGGAAGAACCTTCCGGTCTCTCGGTGAAGATGTCAAAGCTAAAGAACATTTCGAAAAAGCACttgcaatcgcagagaaaattggcgacaCGAAAAGAAAAGCCAACGTTTATTTATGCCAAGGAGATTTCTTTAATAGTCTCGGTGAATatgtcaaggctaaagaacatttcgaaaaagcacttgcaatcgcagagaaaattggcgacaggaaaatagaagccaataGCTATGCAAGCCTAGGAAGTACCTTCAAGTCTCGTGGTGAAGATTTCAAGGCGAAAGAACATTTCGAAAAAGGACttgcaatcgcagagaaaattggcgaTAGGAAAACAGAAGCCAACTGCCATGAAGGCATAGCACAAGCCTTTTGGTCTCTCGATGAATatgtcaaggctaaagaacatttcgaaaaagcacttgcaatcgcagagaaaattggcgacaggGAAACAGAAGCCAAATGCTCTATGTGGGTAGGATTGATGTTCGAGTTTCTCGGTGAATATGTCAAGTCTAAGGAATGGCTCGAAAAAGCCTGTGTATTGCACAGAAAGTATGGGGCCATCGAACGCGAGTCACTTCTTCACTTGCTTGTTTCAGCTTTTATGTTTTCTCAAGGTAACATATCTGAAGCTAAATCAAACGCCGTTGATAGTTTTAATAACGTAGAAGTTATACGACGCCTCCAAGTTCATGATAAATTCAAGATATCGTATTTTGAGCGAATGATTAGTGCCTACCGAATGTTCAGTCAATTTCTTTGTGATGCTGACTTTCCTTATGAAGCTTTTTACACAGAAGAGTTTGGGCGAGCCAGGGCCCTTACAGACTTAATGGCAGCTCTGTACtctgtagaaaacgaaataCCAGTCAGTCCAGAAACATGGGATGATGCTCAAAGTATTGTCAAGAAAGAATGCAACTGTTCTTGTCTTTACATATCATACTACGAACAATTGATACATCTGTGGGTTGTTAAAGGAGACAAACCCTTAATTTTCCGGCAAATGAAAGTAAACGATGTTTTTGGATCAGAAAGCAGAGTGGCTGACTTGCTTTGTCGCGTAAATTGCGAAGATCGATCCTGGCTTACTCCTGCTTATGTCTACAAAATGATCATTGCTCCTGTAGCCGACTATCTTGATGAGCCTGAAATCATTATTGTTCCTGATCGCCTCTTTTACCAAGTTCCATTTGCAGCGCTAGAAGATGAAAGTGGAAAGTGTCTATCAGAGTCTTTCAGGGTCCGCATCGTTCCCTCTTTGAGGACTCTAAAGCTTATTCAGGACAGTCCGCCAGACTATCACAGTCAGACTGGTGTGCTGATAGTGGGGGACCCTCATGTTGGTGAGGTGTTGTACAATGGAAAACTTCGGCAGGTATCGAGGCTGCCTTTTGCAAATAGAGAAGCAGAGATGATTGGAAAACTGTTCGTTACTCAACCTCTTCTTGGAAAACAAGCCACAAAGCAGGCGGTTCTTCAAAACATTCATTCTGTGTCTCTGATACATTTTGCTTGTCACAGTAACGCTGAAAGAGGTGAAATTCTTCTTGCTCCGCCACCCCTCACTGATAGGAAGCCTCTAGAAGAAGACTACTTATTGACTATgcagaacatttcaaaagttcaGCTGCGAGCCAAACTGGTGGTCCTTAGCTGCAGTGACAGTGCAAAAGGACAGATCGGTGCCGAGGGAGTTGTTGGAATTGCTCGCGCGTTTTTAGGATCCGGTGCACGCTCAGTGTTGGCGGCACTGTGGGCCATAGAAGACGAAGCAACAGAGCAGTTCATGAGTCGTTTCTACGAAAACCTTGTTCGTGGGGAAAGCGCCAGTGAATCCCTTCAACAGGCCATGAAGTGGATGAGAGAAAACGGTTTCTCCAAGGTGTCGCAGTGGGCGCCATTTATGCTTATTGGAGACAACGTGACGTTGGATATTCACAAGTTAAGGTCATCGAAAGGACAGTAG
- the LOC140935883 gene encoding large ribosomal subunit protein bL27-like, giving the protein MASPLASFCIRNLEVFQPFRCLPGVFMQCRTHAKKSGGHGKNQGKPRKGKRLGMKRYEGEHVIPGTVLFRQWKHKVKFHPGENVGVGKDWTLYALAEGFVKYKRELLEPYAWGYGPQNKFHEKKFIHVIQKQPFIGPKLVPAHDVYKISER; this is encoded by the exons ATGGCTTCCCCCTTGGCGTCATTTTGCATTCGAAACTTGGAAGTGTTTCAGCCGTTTAGAT GTTTGCCTGGAGTATTTATGCAATGTCGAACGCACGCCAAGAAATCCGGGGGCCATGGAAAGAACCAAGGGAAACCCAGGAAGGGAAAGCGTTTAGGGATGAAAAGATATGAAG GTGAACATGTAATCCCAGGTACTGTCCTTTTTCGGCAGTGGAAACACAAAGTTAAATTTCATCCAGGAGAAAAT GTTGGAGTTGGCAAAGATTGGACATTATATGCACTAGCTGAGGGATTTGTTAAATACAAGAGAGAACTGCTTGAACCTTATGCATGGGGTTATGGTCCACAAAACAAATTCCATGAGAAAAAGTTTATTCATGTCATACAGAAACAGCCCTTTATTGGACCAAAGCTTGTCCCTGCTCATGATGTTTATAAAATTTCTGAAAGATAA
- the LOC140933782 gene encoding uncharacterized protein: protein MRMFFALVLFLAILISVNGDSIDEEEEKLPTKCHVCKHLVQELEDELERSGKSNEIFRTGQIFQEQRKEISYRKSEVRLNEALENACTKVLDYKVHKDKIKALRYEKKESVTFNTLRGLRDRGVKVELGFPDEMWETPDAEVTRLKSRCELMVETYEDDLVEWYWNHQNENLTNWLCIERVLDPGEEDCFNETEPEKKDGEEEGSEKQEEEEEDKLVNEENSGENKRKETSKKEKKSKKKAPGEKTKHAKKANSKGKRESQNEEEDSEKIQRLIREQATEQQEGRRSRKKPPFVSGRMDEHKRRELQLRLREIHDVDRLRRELRKIRTREMSEDDYLEREPWERDMDSDIPEDVRRDMRRRRFERMDDPEDLKRELRRRIIDLDDIDDDDYFPGKNSFVFRELSHRYMMEAEEIRDPTELKKRIDDIDAFAAIFHSGRDHRHFRDRYRRHHRDEL from the exons ATGCGAATGTTTTTCGCattggttttatttttagccattttaatCTCAGTCAATGGAGACAGCATTGACGAAGAGGAAGAGAAACTTCCAACTAAATGTCATG TCTGTAAACACCTGGTGCAAGAATTAGAAGATGAACTCGAGAGATCTGGAAAGTCAAATGAAATATTCCGAACAGGGCAGATATTTCAGGAGCAGCGCAAAGAAATAAGCTACAGGAAATC TGAAGTGCGACTGAATGAAGCTCTTGAGAATGCTTGCACAAAAGTTTTGGACTACAAGGTACACAAGGACAAGATCAAAGCATTGCGATATGAGAAAA aGGAAAGTGTGACATTTAACACTCTAAGAGGTCTTAGGGATCGTGGTGTGAAGGTAGAACTTGGATTTCCTGATGAGATGTGGGAAACGCCCGATGCGGAAGTGACACGACTTAAGAGCAGG tgcgagctgatGGTAGAGACCTACGAAGATGACCTGGTCGAGTGGTACTGGAACCATCAGAACGAAAACTTGACAAACTGGTTATGTATTGAGAGGGTACTGGACCCAGGAGAGGAGG ATTGCTTTAATGAAACTGAACCGGAGAAGAAAGATGGAGAGGAAGAAGGCTCGGAAAAgcaagaagaggaagaagaagataAATTGGTGAATGAGGAAAACAGcggagaaaacaaaagaaaagaaaccagcaaaaaggaaaagaaatcgaAGAAAAAAGCTCCTGGAGAAAAGACTAAGCATGCTAAAAAAGCTAACAGCAAAGGGAAACGGGAGAGCCAAAACGAAGAAGAAGACTCCGAGAAGATTCAACGTCTTATAAGAGAGCAGGCGACGGAACAGCAGGAAGGCAGAAGGAGCAGAAAAAAACCGCCGTTTGTAAGCGGGCGAATGGATGAACATAAACGGCGTGAGTTGCAATTGAGACTTCGAGAAATCCACGATGTCGATCGTCTTAGACGTGAGCTTCGGAAGATCCGAACGAGAGAAATGAGCGAAGACGATTACCTCGAGCGAGAGCCGTGGGAACGTGACATGGACTCGGATATTcccgaagatgtccgaagagACATGCGGCGGCGTCGATTTGAGCGAATGGACGACCCCGAGGACTTGAAGCGAGAACTGCGTAGGCGCATCATTGACCTTGATGACATTGATGACGATGATTATTTTCCAGGAAAGAATTCGTTTGTTTTTCGAGAATTAAGCCACCGTTATATGATGGAGGCAGAAGAAATCCGTGATCCCACAGAGCTGAAGAAGCGAATTGACGACATTGATGCTTTTGCTGCAATATTCCACAGTGGACGCGATCATAGGCACTTTCGCGATCGGTATAGACGTCATCATAGAGATGAACTGTGA
- the LOC140935879 gene encoding zinc finger MYM-type protein 1-like has translation MYNISYNYMIIKFYFFFSLEPACKRSCQPIGNTALTDMQTTKSTAEQPRSPTVHIQQLEAEHSASPECLQYLARQAMPMQGDTDEESNFIQLLKLRGKDEPVLLKWLERKDDKYTSHEIQNEIISIMANNVIRDLVADIRGGFFAIIADEYTDVSNKEQLTICIRWIDKSLEVHEDFLGFFNIPDTGAETIVSVIKAVLLKLQLSLAYCRGQCYDGASNMLGHKTGVAKRIQDVQPKAHPTHCHGHSLSLSVKDTVKNCKLLLNTMDTAKEIVTLIKFSSKRERLLGDIKENLDEEHAAGGIITLCPTRWTVRASCFQRIIDNYSALLQEWIVCLDQKLQADVRGRVIGCEAQMNTFDFFFGLNLGERLFSHTDNLSKTLQKTKMSAVSGQRVANLTKQVLEKMRNNECFKSFYDTVLVKSKQHPSVSEPALPRQRRAPSRFEIGTGAPSYPTTPQDHYRRVYFEAIDLVVNAIDLRFNQASYRVYEKMESFLVKCLNCQDYSTELRYLETNYKDDVNVGTLNAQLEIFKLLMKEGEFTCLDDIQAKMKTFSEAEKSMISEIITICNLLLVNPATSAAGERSFSSARRLKTWLRSTMTQTRFSNLTILNTHKQRTDNLCLIDIANEFTALNDNRRKNFGTFKESDFKISG, from the exons ATGTATAACATTTCGTATAATTATATGattattaagttttatttttttttttctttagaaccTGCGTGCAAAAGATCTTGTCAGCCAATTGGCAATACAGCATTAACGGATATGCAAACTACGAAATCAACGGCCGAACAACCACGCAGTCCCACAGTCCACATCCAACAACTAGAGGCAGAACATTCCGCATCACCGG AATGTTTGCAGTACCTTGCTCGACAAGCAATGCCGATGCAAGGAGACACGGACGAAGAATCTAACTTTATTCAGCTGCTCAAATTAAGAGGGAAGGACGAACCTGTCTTGTTAAAATGGCTAGAGAGGAAGGACGATAAGTACACCTCACACGAAATTCAAAACGAAATTATTTCTATCATGGCAAATAATGTCATCCGCGATTTAGTAGCAGATATCCGTGGTGGATTTTTTGCAATTATCGCCGACGAATATACAGATGTAAGTAACAAGGAACAGTTAACCATATGTATTCGCTGGATTGATAAAAGCTTGGAGGTCCATGAAGATTTTCTCGGGTTTTTTAACATACCTGATACAGGTGCGGAAACTATAGTTTCGGTGATTAAAGCTGTGTTACTAAAACTGCAATTATCATTAGCGTACTGTAGAGGGCAGTGTTACGACGGTGCAAGTAATATGCTTGGGCATAAAACTGGTGTAGCTAAGAGAATCCAGGATGTTCAACCCAAGGCTCACCCCACTCACTGTCATGGACATTCCTTAAGTTTGAGTGTAAAAGACACAGTGAAAAACTGTAAATTGCTCTTGAATACAATGGACACGGCAAAAGAAATCGTTACCCTCattaaattttcttcaaaacggGAACGTCTACTGGGAGACATAAAGGAAAACCTTGATGAAGAACATGCAGCCGGAGGCATTATAACCCTTTGTCCTACCAGATGGACAGTGCGAGCAAGCTGCTTTCAACGTATCATAGATAACTACTCAGCCCTTCTTCAGGAATGGATCGTTTGTCTTGATCAAAAGCTACAAGCAGATGTACGTGGCAGGGTTATTGGATGTGAAGCGCAAATGAATACCTTTGACTTCTTCTTTGGTCTAAATTTGGGTGAGCGACTTTTTTCCCATACAGATAACCTTTccaaaacattacaaaagaCAAAGATGTCGGCAGTTAGTGGACAACGAGTTGCCAATCTTACTAAACAGGTCCTGGAGAAGATGCGTAATAACGAGTGCTTTAAATCATTCTATGACACAGTATTAGTTAAGAGTAAACAGCATCCTTCCGTCTCGGAACCAGCCTTACCCAGACAAAGACGAGCACCTAGCAGGTTTGAAATTGGAACAGGGGCTCCATCATATCCAACGACACCACAAGATCATTACAGGCGCGTATACTTCGAAGCGATTGACCTAGTGGTCAATGCAATCGATTTACGTTTTAACCAAGCAAGCTACCGAGTGTATGAAAAAATGGAGTCCTTCTTAGTAAAGTGTCTAAATTGCCAGGATTATTCGACAGAGTTGCGTTATCTTGAAACAAATTACAAAGACGATGTTAATGTTGGAACCTTGAATGCTCAGCTGGAAATCTTTAAGTTGTTGATGAAGGAAGGAGAATTCACCTGTTTAGATGACATTCAAGCTAAGATGAAGACGTTTTCTGAAGCCGAAAAGAGTATGATAAGTGAAATCATAACCATCTGCAATCTTCTTCTTGTAAATCCAGCAACCAGTGCAGCAGGCGAGAGATCGTTTTCTTCTGCTCGAAGACTCAAAACATGGCTGCGCTCGACAATGACACAGACAAGATTTAGTAATTTGACAATACTTAACACTCACAAACAGAGAACAGACAACCTTTGTCTAATAGATATTGCCAATGAGTTTACAGCTCTCAATGACAATCGGAGAAAAAACTTTGGCACGTTCAAAGAGTCAGACTTTAAAATTTCCGGGTGA